A region from the Mesorhizobium sp. J8 genome encodes:
- a CDS encoding SDR family oxidoreductase: MRVFLTGATGFIGSRIVPELLAAGHQVLGLTRSDAGARSLVAAGAEPHRGDLEDLDSLRDGAAKSDAVIHTAFDHDFSNFVANCEKDKRAIEALGSALAGSDRLLIITSGVGMGSAEHGQPAREDIFNTDHPNPRILSELTGQAMAEKGVKVSVVRLPQVHDTVKQGLITPLIAQTRAKGVSAYLGEGRNRWSSAHVLDVAKLYRLGLDKQEAGVRYNAVAEEGIPMREIAEVIGAGLNVPVVSLSQEEAADHFGWLSMFAGLDMPASSEWTRAHLGWQPTGPGLIADLERMDYSRAAAA; the protein is encoded by the coding sequence ATGCGTGTATTCCTTACCGGCGCGACCGGCTTCATCGGTTCCAGGATCGTGCCCGAGCTTCTCGCCGCCGGCCATCAGGTGCTCGGCCTGACCCGCTCCGATGCCGGCGCGCGGTCGCTTGTCGCCGCAGGCGCCGAGCCGCATCGCGGCGATCTCGAAGACCTCGACAGCCTGCGCGACGGCGCGGCAAAATCGGATGCGGTGATCCATACCGCTTTCGACCACGATTTCTCGAATTTCGTCGCGAATTGCGAGAAGGACAAGCGCGCCATCGAAGCGCTGGGCAGCGCGCTCGCCGGCTCCGACCGGCTGCTCATCATCACGTCGGGCGTGGGCATGGGCTCTGCCGAACACGGACAACCGGCGCGGGAAGACATCTTCAACACTGACCATCCCAATCCGCGCATCCTGTCCGAGCTTACCGGCCAGGCGATGGCCGAGAAGGGCGTCAAGGTGTCGGTGGTGCGGCTGCCGCAGGTGCATGACACGGTGAAGCAGGGCCTGATCACACCGCTGATCGCGCAAACGCGCGCCAAGGGCGTGTCGGCCTATCTCGGCGAGGGCCGCAACCGGTGGTCGTCGGCGCATGTGCTGGATGTCGCGAAGCTCTACCGTTTGGGGCTGGACAAGCAGGAAGCCGGCGTACGCTACAACGCCGTCGCCGAGGAAGGCATCCCGATGCGCGAGATCGCGGAAGTGATCGGCGCGGGCCTCAACGTGCCGGTGGTCTCGCTGTCGCAGGAAGAAGCGGCCGACCATTTCGGATGGCTTTCCATGTTCGCCGGCCTCGACATGCCGGCGTCGAGCGAGTGGACGCGCGCACATCTCGGCTGGCAGCCGACCGGACCCGGCCTCATCGCCGATCTGGAGCGGATGGATTATTCGCGAGCGGCCGCGGCTTAA
- a CDS encoding helix-turn-helix transcriptional regulator, with protein sequence MRLDPAAFGFATGRRRTQGLRREEVAQRANISPTWYTWLEQGRGGAPSADVLNRIATGLMLTEPEREHLFMLGLGRPPEVRYKSVDSVTPRLQRVLDALDPSPAIIKTATWDVVAWNRAAAAMLTDYSKLPREQRNILRLMFGNPRVRDAQDDWQSVARFVVGSFRADAVRAGAGAEVTELVEELSRASPEFAALWRDNEVAPAHGEGVKRMRHPEIGLIELEFSVFAVDGRPELGMIVYNPATPADAERIRSLIESRAG encoded by the coding sequence ATGCGCCTCGATCCCGCCGCCTTCGGCTTCGCCACGGGGCGTCGGCGCACGCAAGGGCTGCGCCGCGAGGAGGTGGCGCAGCGCGCCAACATCAGCCCGACCTGGTACACCTGGCTGGAGCAGGGGCGGGGCGGCGCGCCGTCCGCCGATGTGCTGAATCGAATCGCCACGGGCCTGATGCTGACCGAGCCCGAACGCGAGCATTTGTTCATGCTGGGTCTCGGGCGGCCGCCGGAAGTCCGCTACAAAAGCGTGGATAGCGTGACGCCGCGCCTGCAGCGCGTCCTCGATGCCTTGGACCCCAGCCCAGCGATCATCAAGACCGCGACATGGGATGTGGTGGCCTGGAACCGTGCCGCCGCGGCGATGCTCACCGACTATTCCAAGCTGCCGCGCGAGCAGCGAAACATCCTGCGCCTGATGTTCGGCAATCCCCGCGTGCGCGACGCGCAGGACGACTGGCAGAGCGTCGCGCGTTTCGTGGTCGGCTCCTTCAGGGCGGATGCCGTCCGGGCCGGCGCCGGCGCGGAGGTCACGGAACTCGTCGAGGAGCTTTCCCGGGCGAGTCCGGAGTTCGCGGCGCTCTGGCGCGATAACGAAGTCGCGCCTGCGCATGGCGAAGGCGTGAAGCGCATGCGGCATCCCGAGATCGGACTGATCGAGCTGGAGTTTTCTGTCTTTGCCGTTGACGGCCGGCCCGAGCTTGGCATGATCGTCTACAACCCCGCGACGCCCGCCGACGCTGAGCGCATCCGATCCTTGATCGAATCCCGCGCCGGCTGA
- a CDS encoding LysR family transcriptional regulator has product MKQNFTVRHGALDGVEAFLSVARHRNFRKAAAELAVTPSAISQAIRTLEARIGAALFIRTTRSVGLTEAGERFFARARPAFEELIAASEIARGMGQRPAGLLRLSVPPAVVPVLLEPMIASFCQAYPEIELEIVASGELADLAAGGFDAGIRMGDLIAPDMVAVRLTPSFPMVVVGSPQYLRRRAAPERIEDLRDHACLRLRRSNGSVAPWSFVDGNKTIEAIVSGPLIAHDYPSLLGAAIQGVGLAQVPGPIAETPIADGRLQALLGRFAVTTPGVFLYYPERHQVLPKLRAFIDHARQPSGVDASPKRPGRRRQS; this is encoded by the coding sequence ATGAAGCAGAACTTCACAGTCAGGCATGGCGCGCTCGACGGCGTCGAAGCCTTCTTGAGCGTCGCAAGGCACCGCAATTTCCGCAAGGCGGCGGCCGAGCTTGCCGTCACCCCGTCAGCGATCAGCCAGGCGATACGCACGCTGGAGGCGCGCATAGGTGCTGCGCTGTTCATCCGCACGACGCGCAGCGTCGGCCTCACCGAAGCCGGCGAGAGATTTTTCGCGCGTGCCCGGCCGGCCTTCGAGGAGTTGATCGCCGCGAGCGAGATCGCGCGCGGCATGGGCCAGCGGCCGGCGGGGCTGTTGCGCCTCTCGGTGCCGCCGGCCGTGGTGCCGGTGCTGCTGGAGCCGATGATCGCCTCCTTCTGCCAGGCCTATCCCGAGATCGAGTTGGAGATCGTCGCCAGCGGCGAGTTGGCCGATCTCGCCGCCGGGGGATTCGATGCCGGCATCCGTATGGGGGACCTGATCGCGCCCGACATGGTCGCCGTTCGCCTGACGCCCTCCTTCCCGATGGTGGTCGTCGGCAGTCCGCAATATCTGCGCCGGCGCGCGGCGCCCGAGCGCATCGAGGATCTGCGCGACCATGCCTGCCTGCGCCTGCGCCGCTCGAACGGCTCGGTCGCGCCCTGGTCCTTCGTCGACGGCAACAAGACGATAGAGGCGATCGTCTCGGGACCGTTGATCGCGCATGACTACCCCTCGCTGCTCGGCGCGGCGATCCAGGGTGTCGGGCTGGCACAGGTGCCTGGTCCTATCGCCGAGACGCCGATCGCCGACGGGCGTCTGCAGGCGCTGCTCGGCCGCTTCGCGGTGACCACGCCGGGCGTGTTCCTCTATTACCCGGAAAGGCACCAGGTGCTGCCCAAACTGCGCGCTTTCATCGATCACGCAAGACAGCCCAGCGGCGTCGATGCTTCCCCGAAGCGCCCGGGCAGGAGGCGGCAAAGCTGA
- a CDS encoding class I SAM-dependent methyltransferase, whose protein sequence is MTNELDRVRDHYRATGLTDRLKTTLAVFGPEQQRLKPQQLATLDQFHTRGLAATAELADLAVITADMSVLDVGSGVGGPARFLAETYGCQVTGVDLSEAFVEAARYLTARTGQDDKVSFETGSALSLPFENGRLDAALLQHVAMNITDRPLLYREIRRVLKPGGKFATFDVVLKSGDPLYPVPWAKTPGESFLLTAEATCEAIEAAGFGTLVRRDDTAIAKAWFAELRASGPPPSLNLGVVMGQGFAELATNLGRNLMEGRLGILTAVFEAVPAKTS, encoded by the coding sequence ATGACAAATGAACTCGATCGCGTGCGCGATCACTACCGTGCGACCGGCCTCACCGATCGGTTGAAGACCACGCTGGCGGTGTTTGGGCCTGAGCAACAGCGGCTGAAACCCCAACAGTTGGCGACTCTTGACCAGTTCCACACCCGCGGGCTCGCCGCGACGGCGGAACTCGCCGATCTGGCCGTCATCACCGCCGACATGTCGGTGCTCGATGTCGGATCGGGCGTCGGCGGGCCGGCTCGCTTTCTTGCGGAGACCTATGGCTGCCAGGTGACGGGCGTCGACCTCAGCGAAGCTTTCGTCGAGGCCGCGCGCTACCTGACCGCGCGAACCGGGCAGGACGACAAAGTGTCGTTCGAAACCGGCAGCGCGCTTTCTCTTCCCTTCGAGAATGGCCGGTTGGACGCCGCGCTGTTGCAGCACGTGGCGATGAACATCACCGACCGGCCGCTGCTCTACCGCGAGATCAGGCGCGTGCTGAAGCCTGGCGGAAAATTCGCGACCTTCGACGTCGTGCTGAAGAGCGGCGATCCGCTCTATCCGGTTCCGTGGGCGAAGACGCCGGGCGAAAGCTTCCTTCTGACGGCCGAGGCGACCTGCGAGGCGATCGAGGCGGCCGGCTTCGGCACGCTCGTCCGCCGCGACGACACGGCCATAGCCAAGGCCTGGTTCGCCGAGCTCCGCGCCTCCGGCCCGCCGCCTTCGCTCAATCTCGGCGTCGTCATGGGGCAGGGGTTCGCGGAGCTCGCCACCAATCTCGGGCGCAATCTCATGGAAGGACGGCTGGGCATCCTCACGGCGGTGTTCGAAGCCGTTCCGGCCAAAACTTCATAG
- a CDS encoding Lrp/AsnC family transcriptional regulator, with amino-acid sequence MDAETDDIQRNKHPAREADPIDRKILGILVEDATVSYAELGERVGLSPPAAHERVKRLKRSGAIRATAALIDPRAVKKPLLAFVHIDTRGWGKTPELMAVSKYPEVEEIHTVAGDTCMLLKVRTEDTRALEGLLARLYDTPGVTSTRSYVVLSTYLERPVQPEITSEWPAPKHMANPMY; translated from the coding sequence ATGGACGCAGAAACAGATGACATTCAGCGGAACAAGCATCCGGCCCGCGAGGCCGACCCGATCGACCGAAAGATATTAGGCATTCTCGTCGAGGACGCGACCGTCAGCTATGCCGAGCTCGGCGAGCGTGTCGGCCTGTCGCCGCCAGCGGCGCATGAGCGGGTCAAACGGCTGAAGCGCAGCGGCGCCATCCGCGCCACAGCGGCGCTCATCGATCCGAGGGCGGTGAAGAAGCCGCTGCTCGCCTTCGTGCATATCGATACCAGGGGTTGGGGCAAGACACCGGAACTGATGGCGGTCTCCAAATATCCGGAGGTCGAGGAGATCCACACGGTCGCCGGCGACACCTGCATGCTGCTCAAGGTGCGCACCGAGGACACGCGGGCGCTGGAAGGACTGCTGGCCCGTCTCTACGATACGCCAGGCGTCACCTCGACGCGCAGCTATGTGGTGCTGTCCACCTACCTGGAACGTCCGGTGCAGCCGGAGATCACGAGCGAATGGCCGGCGCCGAAGCATATGGCAAACCCAATGTATTAG
- a CDS encoding MFS transporter: MPNTDQSAIITEAPRAPIPAAAYLLTGCIAVIGSNSLVLGPIAPAVAASFGASVPAVMTAAAAFGLGTSASALFLARYIDRIGARRMLQGALLLLALALVASALAPTVAFLVTAQLVAGVAAGIAMPAIYASSAAIAPPGRESGTIGVVLTGWTLSMVAGVSLSAVLADLIHWRAVFAAVALLAAAAVAGLAMSSLHDTRKSGPAPSPLGALAVPGILPLLIACGAFMTAFYGVYGYLGDHLHEALGEPVSANGLAAVAYGLGFGAAALLDGVIDRLGARRVMPFAYLLVAAVYVAIALASTGFGLLLATIAVWGLANHFGLNVLVMRLTALDPSRRGTIMGLNSAVTYLAVTVGTASFGPLYTSLGFANCALIAAGLMLVAAGAATWRSVGPR, encoded by the coding sequence ATGCCGAACACTGATCAATCAGCAATTATAACTGAGGCGCCGCGCGCGCCGATCCCGGCCGCCGCCTATCTGCTGACCGGCTGCATTGCCGTCATCGGCTCGAATTCGCTGGTTCTGGGACCCATCGCGCCTGCCGTCGCGGCGTCGTTCGGCGCCAGTGTGCCGGCGGTGATGACGGCTGCCGCCGCCTTCGGCCTCGGCACCTCGGCCAGCGCGCTCTTCCTTGCCCGCTACATCGACCGGATCGGCGCGCGCCGCATGCTTCAAGGCGCATTGCTGTTGCTGGCTTTGGCGCTGGTCGCCAGCGCGCTCGCGCCGACCGTCGCGTTTCTTGTGACGGCCCAGCTCGTCGCCGGTGTTGCCGCCGGCATCGCCATGCCGGCGATCTATGCGAGCTCGGCCGCGATCGCTCCACCCGGCCGCGAAAGCGGCACCATCGGGGTGGTGCTGACCGGCTGGACGCTTTCCATGGTAGCCGGCGTCTCGCTGTCGGCCGTGCTCGCCGATCTGATCCACTGGCGCGCTGTCTTCGCGGCCGTCGCGCTGCTGGCGGCAGCGGCCGTTGCCGGCCTGGCGATGAGCTCGCTGCATGACACCAGGAAAAGCGGCCCCGCGCCGTCGCCGCTCGGCGCGCTCGCCGTTCCCGGCATCCTGCCGCTGCTCATTGCCTGCGGCGCCTTCATGACCGCCTTCTATGGCGTCTATGGCTATCTCGGCGATCATCTCCACGAAGCCCTCGGCGAGCCGGTCAGCGCCAATGGCTTGGCGGCGGTCGCCTACGGCCTCGGCTTCGGCGCGGCGGCCTTGCTGGACGGCGTCATCGACCGCCTCGGCGCCCGCCGCGTAATGCCCTTCGCCTATCTGCTGGTCGCGGCCGTCTATGTCGCGATCGCGCTGGCGAGCACCGGCTTCGGTCTCCTGCTTGCGACGATCGCCGTCTGGGGCCTCGCCAACCATTTCGGCCTGAACGTGCTGGTCATGCGCCTCACCGCGCTCGACCCGTCGCGGCGCGGCACCATCATGGGACTGAACAGCGCGGTCACCTATCTCGCCGTCACCGTCGGCACGGCAAGCTTCGGCCCGCTCTACACGAGCCTCGGCTTCGCCAATTGCGCCCTGATCGCCGCGGGACTGATGCTGGTGGCGGCGGGCGCAGCGACGTGGCGCTCAGTCGGTCCTCGGTAA
- a CDS encoding GNAT family N-acetyltransferase, with product MKTSLEITAEPLPQDLAFLSGNLTAFNDADVGASARKPLAVFVRDETGAIVAGISGYTAWGWLYVQWLWVDEKLRGKGVAADMLDAAEREAVARGCHGAWIDTFSPTAEKVYERQGYKPFGELPDFPIGRRRVFLQKRLP from the coding sequence ATGAAGACCAGTCTCGAGATCACCGCCGAGCCTTTGCCGCAGGATCTCGCTTTCCTGAGCGGGAACCTCACCGCCTTCAACGATGCCGATGTCGGCGCGTCGGCCCGGAAGCCGCTGGCGGTTTTCGTGCGCGACGAAACCGGCGCCATCGTTGCCGGCATATCCGGCTACACCGCCTGGGGCTGGCTTTATGTGCAGTGGCTGTGGGTCGACGAAAAGCTGCGCGGAAAAGGCGTTGCCGCCGATATGCTCGACGCGGCCGAACGCGAGGCTGTTGCGCGGGGTTGCCACGGCGCCTGGATCGACACTTTCAGTCCAACCGCTGAGAAGGTCTACGAGCGCCAGGGCTACAAGCCGTTCGGCGAATTGCCGGATTTCCCGATCGGCCGCCGCCGCGTTTTCCTGCAGAAGAGGCTGCCTTAG
- a CDS encoding anhydro-N-acetylmuramic acid kinase has product MEPIWAVGLMTGTVLDGNIDVALIKTDGERIADAGTYTLAPYPQSIRALLEETLRQARVWNFEGSEPAIFREAEEALTRAQSAAVKDLVESQGMRMADIGVVGFHGQTVLHRAPQPGRIGRTRQLGDGELMASLLGTKVAYDFRSADVAAGGQGAPLAAAYHAALLRDADPSGDTAVLNLGGVGNITWWDGKDNIVAFDTGPANAPVNDFIKAKGLGEMDRDGRLAAAGEVDEERLAKLLKHPYLTKPYPKSLDRFDFTAAMAEGLSAEDGAALLTAFTVSAVGKALDLLPRRPKRLAVSGGGRHNPTMMAMLESRAGVEVVQAESLGWKGDAVEAECFAFLAVRVLRGLPISFPSTTGAPEPLRGGKLAG; this is encoded by the coding sequence ATGGAACCAATCTGGGCCGTCGGCCTGATGACCGGCACGGTGCTCGACGGCAACATCGACGTGGCGCTGATCAAGACGGACGGCGAGCGCATCGCCGACGCCGGCACCTACACGCTCGCCCCCTACCCGCAATCGATCCGCGCCCTGCTCGAAGAGACGCTGCGCCAGGCGCGCGTCTGGAATTTCGAAGGTTCGGAACCCGCTATCTTTCGCGAAGCGGAGGAGGCGCTGACGCGGGCGCAGTCGGCCGCGGTCAAGGATCTGGTCGAGAGCCAGGGGATGCGCATGGCCGATATCGGCGTCGTCGGCTTCCACGGCCAGACGGTGCTGCACCGCGCGCCGCAGCCGGGACGGATCGGCCGCACGCGCCAGCTCGGTGACGGCGAACTAATGGCCTCGCTGCTCGGCACCAAGGTCGCCTATGATTTCCGCTCGGCCGATGTCGCGGCCGGCGGGCAAGGCGCGCCTCTGGCCGCCGCCTATCATGCGGCGCTGCTGAGGGATGCCGACCCAAGCGGCGACACCGCCGTGCTCAACCTCGGCGGTGTCGGCAACATCACCTGGTGGGACGGCAAGGACAATATCGTCGCCTTCGACACCGGTCCGGCCAATGCGCCGGTCAATGATTTCATCAAGGCGAAGGGCCTCGGCGAGATGGACCGCGACGGCAGGCTCGCTGCCGCCGGCGAGGTCGATGAGGAACGGCTCGCTAAGCTGCTCAAGCATCCCTACCTGACGAAACCTTATCCGAAATCGCTTGACCGCTTCGACTTCACCGCCGCGATGGCCGAAGGGTTGAGCGCCGAGGATGGCGCAGCATTGCTGACGGCCTTCACCGTGTCGGCCGTCGGCAAGGCGCTCGACCTTTTGCCGCGCAGGCCGAAGCGGCTGGCGGTCAGCGGTGGCGGCCGCCACAACCCGACGATGATGGCAATGCTCGAAAGTCGCGCCGGCGTCGAGGTGGTGCAGGCCGAGTCGCTTGGATGGAAAGGCGACGCGGTGGAAGCGGAATGTTTTGCTTTCCTCGCAGTGCGCGTGCTGCGCGGCCTGCCGATCAGCTTCCCAAGCACCACCGGCGCGCCCGAGCCGCTGCGCGGCGGAAAGCTCGCCGGATAG
- a CDS encoding SDR family NAD(P)-dependent oxidoreductase, whose amino-acid sequence MAANVAVIAGAGSGLSASLARLLAREGFRVILAARNVDKLTALAKETGAQAVETDVSDVASVERLFEAADKAGPLEIAVFNASGRTRGPIAELDPEAVKQALLVGAYGGFLVGQQAARRLLARGSGSILFTGATASLKGFSGSAGFAMPKFGLRGLAQSMARELAPKNIHVAHFIIDGQIEPAGQAPEPDRPDRRLSPDAIAETYLAVHRQHRSAWSFEVELRPWVETF is encoded by the coding sequence ATGGCAGCCAATGTTGCAGTGATCGCAGGCGCCGGCTCTGGCCTAAGCGCCTCGCTGGCGCGGCTTCTCGCCAGGGAGGGCTTCCGGGTCATCCTCGCCGCCCGCAACGTCGACAAACTGACCGCGCTCGCCAAGGAAACCGGCGCGCAGGCGGTGGAAACCGACGTCTCGGACGTCGCTTCCGTCGAGCGGCTATTCGAGGCGGCCGACAAGGCCGGCCCGCTCGAAATCGCCGTCTTCAACGCCAGCGGCCGCACGCGCGGCCCGATCGCCGAGCTCGATCCCGAGGCGGTCAAACAAGCCCTGCTTGTCGGCGCCTATGGCGGCTTCCTGGTCGGCCAGCAGGCGGCGCGCCGGCTTCTTGCGCGCGGCTCCGGCTCGATCCTGTTCACCGGCGCCACGGCGAGCCTCAAGGGCTTCTCCGGCTCGGCCGGTTTCGCCATGCCGAAATTCGGCCTGCGCGGGCTGGCGCAATCGATGGCGCGCGAGCTCGCGCCGAAGAACATCCACGTCGCGCATTTCATCATCGACGGCCAGATCGAGCCGGCTGGACAGGCGCCCGAGCCCGACCGTCCGGATCGCCGCCTCTCGCCCGACGCGATCGCCGAGACCTATCTCGCAGTCCATCGCCAGCATCGCAGCGCCTGGAGCTTCGAGGTCGAGCTGAGGCCCTGGGTCGAGACCTTCTGA
- a CDS encoding substrate-binding periplasmic protein translates to MPLTRRTLFAAGGGGLLIAQAQAAATPAQAQDGPKPIVGDNKLRIAMPAFASDPFFPADGSGDKGIDVDLARGIAAELGVEPVFDRSAVTFDAMVQKLTSGQADLAIGKLSRTLQRGRSILYSRPYAMLHQGLLANRVNLARITQGKPPEQIIRDFSGDLGVIEGSSFATYAATTFPHATIQRFAGWNTVIDAIRNGTIDLAYRDDFEIKKLMVDDPSMTVVARSITLTDKVDTIAVGINPANPHLAAFVDLYLDLARGQQVLNTDEIIARYRQGSKA, encoded by the coding sequence ATGCCGCTTACACGTCGCACGCTGTTTGCAGCCGGAGGCGGAGGGCTGCTGATCGCGCAAGCGCAAGCTGCGGCCACGCCGGCCCAGGCGCAGGACGGTCCAAAACCCATCGTCGGCGACAACAAGCTGCGCATCGCCATGCCGGCCTTCGCTTCGGATCCATTCTTTCCGGCCGACGGCTCGGGCGACAAGGGCATCGACGTGGACCTTGCGCGCGGCATTGCCGCGGAGCTTGGCGTCGAACCGGTGTTCGACCGGTCCGCCGTGACCTTCGACGCCATGGTGCAAAAGCTGACGTCCGGCCAGGCTGACCTGGCGATCGGCAAGCTCAGCCGCACCCTTCAGCGCGGCCGCTCTATCCTCTATTCGCGGCCCTACGCCATGCTGCACCAGGGGCTGCTCGCTAACCGCGTGAACCTGGCGCGCATCACGCAGGGTAAGCCGCCCGAACAGATCATCCGCGATTTCTCGGGCGATCTCGGCGTGATCGAAGGCTCGTCCTTCGCCACCTATGCGGCGACCACTTTCCCGCACGCCACGATCCAACGCTTCGCGGGCTGGAATACCGTCATCGACGCGATCCGCAACGGTACGATCGACCTCGCCTATCGCGATGATTTCGAGATCAAGAAGCTGATGGTCGACGATCCGTCGATGACGGTCGTCGCGCGCTCGATCACGCTGACCGACAAGGTCGACACGATCGCGGTCGGCATTAACCCCGCCAATCCGCATCTCGCGGCCTTCGTCGATCTCTATCTCGATCTTGCGCGAGGCCAGCAGGTCCTCAACACCGACGAGATCATCGCGCGCTACCGCCAGGGGAGCAAAGCCTGA
- a CDS encoding dicarboxylate/amino acid:cation symporter, giving the protein MPLDWRLAAKRILRSPLTTIIMILAGILCGLYYPAFAHAISPVAQVYLNFLKMVVLPYLVSSVIFSITAMVQDPKSVRYLGKVGIAVLVVSFLAVLVSGTYSLILKPGQIENPQSRIELGEFINSQGSVSTDLAFPFQPPPSTGDPNSGHSIFLDLVPNNVFNALASGQTIQVLLFCLLFGLAMGKIPQPSSLSLSQALNAVYRACTVLTNWFVWGLPFATFVLIADQTASTGTKPLMLMGGYLLVMGLSCLTFLAGAFAVIAIRSRRSYWATIKTLQPLLMVAITTRSTVASLPWVINLLSERLRFNLVVVELLVPLQAALLRTGPALVYTSGALFIAQLYGHPLAIPDLLLVGVVSALLALTTGGMGSLLILSQMSIVCGYLKLPFEAAFALFVAVDAAVDTLMTLSSVSTVAASTAMIAPSHREAAQSAETVAQELEAEPAR; this is encoded by the coding sequence ATGCCTCTCGATTGGCGCCTGGCGGCAAAGCGCATCCTGCGCTCGCCGTTGACAACGATCATCATGATCCTGGCCGGGATCCTGTGCGGACTCTACTACCCGGCTTTTGCGCATGCGATCAGCCCCGTCGCGCAGGTCTATCTGAACTTCCTCAAGATGGTCGTCCTGCCCTATCTGGTCTCGTCGGTGATCTTCTCCATCACCGCGATGGTCCAGGATCCGAAATCGGTCCGATATCTCGGCAAGGTCGGCATAGCGGTGCTGGTCGTGTCGTTCCTCGCCGTGCTGGTCAGCGGCACCTATTCGCTAATCCTGAAGCCCGGCCAGATCGAGAACCCGCAATCACGCATCGAGCTCGGCGAGTTCATCAATTCGCAAGGCAGCGTCTCCACCGATCTCGCATTCCCGTTCCAGCCCCCGCCGTCGACCGGGGATCCGAACAGCGGACATTCGATCTTCCTTGATCTGGTGCCGAACAACGTCTTCAACGCGCTGGCCTCTGGCCAGACCATCCAGGTGCTCTTGTTCTGCCTGCTTTTCGGGCTGGCGATGGGCAAGATTCCCCAACCCTCGTCGCTCAGCCTCTCACAGGCGCTCAACGCGGTGTATCGGGCCTGCACCGTGCTGACCAACTGGTTCGTCTGGGGATTGCCCTTTGCGACCTTCGTCCTGATCGCCGACCAGACCGCGTCGACCGGCACCAAGCCGCTGATGCTGATGGGCGGCTATCTGCTGGTTATGGGCCTCTCCTGCCTGACCTTCCTCGCCGGAGCGTTCGCCGTCATCGCCATACGCTCGCGGCGAAGCTACTGGGCCACGATCAAGACCCTTCAGCCGCTTCTGATGGTGGCCATCACGACGCGCTCCACCGTCGCCTCGCTGCCGTGGGTCATCAATCTTTTGAGCGAGCGGCTGCGCTTCAACTTGGTGGTGGTCGAGCTGCTCGTGCCGCTGCAGGCGGCGCTGCTGCGGACCGGGCCGGCGCTGGTCTACACATCCGGCGCCCTGTTCATTGCCCAGCTCTACGGCCATCCGCTGGCGATCCCGGATCTCTTGCTTGTCGGCGTCGTCTCCGCGCTTCTGGCGCTTACGACAGGCGGCATGGGCAGCCTGCTCATCCTGTCGCAGATGTCTATCGTCTGCGGCTATCTGAAGCTTCCCTTCGAGGCGGCGTTCGCCTTGTTCGTCGCGGTGGACGCGGCCGTGGACACGCTGATGACGCTGTCCAGCGTCTCCACCGTCGCGGCAAGCACGGCAATGATCGCGCCGAGCCATCGGGAGGCGGCGCAGAGCGCTGAAACCGTCGCGCAAGAGCTCGAAGCCGAGCCCGCCCGATGA
- a CDS encoding aspartate/glutamate racemase family protein, protein MIDDGIRPQLGIIGGLGPLASADFYFKLTRMTEALRDNEHVPCVILSVPQLPDRTEAILAGHDGPLAPLQAAVSTLNALGVTCIAMPCNTAHHWYDKLAANSSAEIMHIGDAVVAEIRRGLDRGRVANLATRGTLVSGFYQHRMTAAGFDLCLPQEAEFQERVDSAIMLVKAGSIAEAATETERALHLAQRAGADAALLGCTELSVVAASLGDTNGLVVIDSNAALARASLQRLGYSVQEARGLPTVSSLPADGRPSLHVARRAS, encoded by the coding sequence ATGATCGACGACGGCATCCGCCCGCAGCTCGGCATCATCGGCGGCCTCGGGCCGCTGGCGTCGGCCGACTTCTACTTCAAGCTGACGCGGATGACCGAGGCGCTGCGCGACAACGAGCATGTGCCTTGCGTCATCCTCAGCGTGCCGCAACTGCCCGACAGGACCGAAGCGATCCTGGCCGGCCATGACGGACCGCTGGCGCCGCTGCAGGCCGCGGTCTCGACGCTCAACGCGCTCGGCGTCACCTGCATCGCCATGCCCTGCAACACCGCCCATCACTGGTACGACAAGTTGGCGGCAAACTCGTCAGCCGAGATCATGCATATCGGCGACGCGGTGGTCGCGGAGATCCGCCGTGGCCTCGACCGGGGCCGGGTCGCTAACCTCGCAACCCGGGGCACCCTGGTTTCCGGCTTCTATCAGCACAGGATGACGGCGGCGGGGTTCGACCTCTGCCTCCCGCAGGAGGCCGAGTTTCAGGAGCGAGTCGACAGCGCGATCATGCTCGTCAAGGCCGGTTCGATCGCAGAGGCCGCGACCGAGACCGAGCGCGCGCTTCATCTCGCGCAACGGGCCGGCGCCGACGCCGCCCTGCTTGGCTGCACGGAACTGTCCGTCGTGGCGGCCAGCCTCGGCGATACGAATGGGCTGGTCGTCATCGACAGCAATGCGGCGTTGGCGCGGGCCAGCCTGCAACGGTTGGGCTATTCTGTACAGGAAGCGCGAGGCCTGCCCACCGTTTCATCGCTGCCGGCAGACGGCCGGCCGTCCTTGCATGTCGCCCGGCGGGCTTCATAG